A genomic segment from Lutzomyia longipalpis isolate SR_M1_2022 chromosome 3, ASM2433408v1 encodes:
- the LOC129792644 gene encoding UNC93-like protein MFSD11 produces MDKSVLSVGVLGLGFMLLFTAFQTMGNIEKVVIDSIARDDTTFSGDGYVSLAIIYATFAICNWLAPSVVALLGPRGAMRLGSLTYCIFTASFLWPQTWLLYAGSALLGIGAAVTWNGQGVYLSRCSNSSTISRNSAIFWAMLQASMLLGNAFVWREFSGKTEINVDTRTLLFSVLVVVALLGVFVLFGLPEHKSAHKPGRPLAEIHSAMKLLVTPKMGLLSITFLYSGMELSFFSGVYSPTVGFTNALGAKHLVGLSGVCIGLGEVVGGIACGLAGTKLRRDAILFGGYIFHAIAFATILINLPDAAVFGETDATSLLNPPSAALALVAAFLLGLGDACFNTQIVALLGGVFASQSAAAFALFRFMQSLAAASGFAYSTVLGLRFQLALLATMGALGTLAFWRVEWRTRAEAETICTETEKKSLRENEIE; encoded by the exons ATGGACAAGTCGGTGCTGAGTGTGGGGGTGCTGGGTTTGGGCTTCATGCTACTCTTCACGGCCTTCCAGACAATGGGCAACATTGAG AAAGTCGTCATCGACAGCATTGCGCGCGACGATACAACTTTCAGTGGCGATGGATACGTCAGCCTTGCCATCATCTACGCCACTTTCGCCATTTGCAACTGGCTAGCACCTTCCGTTGTAGCACTGCTGGGCCCCAGGGGCGCCATGCGGCTTGGTTCACTCACATACTG cataTTCACAGCATCCTTCCTGTGGCCACAGACATGGCTTTTGTATGCCGGGAGTGCTCTTCTGGGCATTGGAGCTGCTGTAACGTGGAACGGTCAGGGAGTGTATTTGTCGCGATGCAGCAACAGTAGCACCATATCGCGCAACAGTGCTATCTTTTGGGCAATGCTACAGGCCTCCATGTTGCTGGGAAATGCATTTGTTTGGCGGGAATTCAGCGGGAAGACGGAGATCAATGTAGACACTCGAACACTGCTCTTCAGTGTCCTCGTTGTAGTGGCCCTTCTGGGCGTTTTTGTCCTTTTTGGACTTCCGGAGCACAAATCAGCTCACAAGCCTGGTCGACCACTGGCGGAGATTCATTCAGCAATGAAGCTCCTTGTCACGCCCAAAATGGGTCTTCTCAGCATCACCTTCCTGTACAGCGGGATGGAGTTGTCGTTCTTCAGTGGTGTCTATTCGCCCACTGTTGGCTTCACAAATGCCCTCGGAGCTAAACATCTCGTTGGTCTGAGcg GTGTATGCATTGGCCTTGGTGAGGTTGTTGGTGGCATAGCATGTGGCCTAGCAGGGACGAAACTCAGACGAGATGCTATCCTTTTCGGAGGCTACATCTTTCATGCCATAGCCTTTGCAACAATTCTAATTAATCTGCCCGATGCTGCGGTTTTCGGTGAAACCGATGCTACGAGCTTACTGAATCCCCCATCGGCAGCTCTAGCCCTTGTGGCGGCCTTCCTCCTCGGCCTAGGTGATGCGTGCTTCAATACACAGATTGTTGCACTCCTCGGTGGAGTTTTTGCCTCCCAGTCAGCAGCTGCTTTTGCTCTATTTCGTTTCATGCAATCCCTGGCAGCTGCTTCAGGGTTTGCATACTCAACAGTGCTAGGTCTGCGGTTCCAGCTAGCACTTCTGGCCACCATGGGGGCACTCGGGACACTCGCTTTCTGGCGCGTCGAATGGAGGACGCGTGCTGAAGCGGAAACAATTTGCACGGAGACTGAGAAGAAGAGCCTTCGCgagaatgaaattgaatag
- the LOC129792567 gene encoding uncharacterized protein LOC129792567: protein MDVCEEVLDRKMAALELHEVIANGEGSDSGVEFVAASSREIVPEAGELLRVPSSNSGGYASSAGGYEDATGTVSCNSSMVSFCSDDKSLGVPMRGLDCTSEGGGSESSSVSGQPVTRRSVCKKKVSVEALMPAKVALVKKTADPGVLRSRVRALSATRATAPGSAKSTPSLATSERARSREKVPQPLFSTLTRTNSVRRPTRLDTSTRDISSPQKSSINRTPSLSRGRTPAATPTDDGRWPSVGSRNGPSVPRAGRLSISTPTAEVVTVRTRLGNMALEKSSPLEKYGTLPRRRKETPPEEPERSSRSNSMTRDLRKKAMSRDSATKTLPAYPKSSSCSSSKKASPKTKIYHESASQTAMTCKDVEDAFGGCPRHIDVQAPETVSTAIQSDIRDRELEALAETINRLKADQLNLQNNLTERAQQISAMQQELVREREDKLVIQKELQRNSERVLAMLESVHVIPPAEAESTDSLMILESKLSTDVHVAEQQNAEINRLRWICTTLQRDLEHSLERERLLIEDRETVEKEAHELQEFLHNEKLALVDALKECEADTNGWRQKCQQKDTDIERLQEECRHLVRTTEQRRQENMGMQAKYGALEARSKELISQQSVAVSGAAVALSNLGSRLDNLVEQLISSYNISEQDLEDVVYHNEAYSQSASSGEGSPEFEIVKKLAASNDDGSLSPQRSHSFIAVVINAIRNATTIHRQQPEASVSAAKKDPAAISIEDSDTTEMLDSETEPCLMMENVLEDVTMPDSHSQNLVSSTGMALSQIECPSEMLKHDDSLNNLSQAIANRQQIELQTSRMRDGRSCLRQHSGDNSLSEDISGHESIAEIPSISEFGPAQGLVDQVIHVDNLVTRLLKVLRIVQVDNDNCIQHLISDKNKLQVNKDEMVEKLKEWEGVNSQLQRDMADASQQLCQKATDLALSRTELQKHRAEIDRLNEDICNLSTLCQSGVKMMTKEDILATIQSWKVDGRVPETEIASSIVAACQEIPSLKEHLLLKERQLLGGSGQIINEAKKQYEAIDRALEILNGCQSVVDQCPALRKLQSDLEETNFKATETISLFSALLSSSAATSPDFNANASTNGNRSLELTVDSTA from the exons ATGGACGTGTGCGAGGAAGTGCTGGATCGGAAGATGGCGGCCCTGGAGCTGCACGAGGTGATAGCAAATGGCGAGGGCAGCGATAGTGGTGTGGAGTTTGTGGCTGCCAGTTCGCGGGAGATTGTACCCGAGGCTGGGGAACTTCTGCGTGTTCCCAGCAGCAACAGTGGAGGCTACGCAAGTAGTGCTGGTGGCTACGAGGACGCCACTGGGACGGTGTCCTGCAACTCCAGCATGGTGAGCTTCTGTTCGGACGACAAGAGCCTCGGGGTACCAATGCGAGGTCTCGACTGCACCAGTGAGGGTGGTGGCAGTGAGAGTTCATCCGTCTCCGGGCAACCAGTTACACGACGATCTGTGTGCAAGAAGAAGGTATCAGTGGAAGCCCTGATGCCGGCAAAGGTGGCTCTTGTGAAGAAGACTGCAGATCCGGGTGTTCTGAGGTCACGAGTTAGGGCACTGTCGGCTACACGTGCAACTGCACCAGGAAGTGCAAAGAGCACCCCATCATTAGCTACGTCTGAGCGTGCGAGATCCCGTGAAAAAGTGCCTCAACCtctattttccaccctcacacGAACAAATTCCGTCAGGAGACCCACGCGGCTGGACACATCCACGCGGGATATCTCCTCGCCGCAGAAGTCCTCCATCAACAGAACTCCCTCACTTTCACGCGGACGAACACCCGCTGCCACACCCACAGATGACGGTCGATGGCCATCTGTGGGAAGTCGAAATGGCCCAAGTGTACCCCGAGCTGGTCGACTGTCTATCTCCACTCCAACAGCTGAGGTGGTAACTGTGAGGACACGATTGGGAAATATGGCGCTGGAGAAGAGCTCCCCGCTTGAGAAGTACGGCACCCTGCCACGGAGACGAAAAGAAACCCCGCCGGAGGAGCCAGAGAGGTCATCGCGGAGTAATTCAATGACACGAGATCTCCGAAAGAAAGCCATGTCCAGAGATTCCGCCACTAAGACCCTCCCCGCCTACCCAAAGAGCTCCTCGTGCTCCTCCTCCAAGAAAGCCAGTCCAAAGACCAAAATCTACCACGAGTCTGCCAGTCAGACAGCCATGACGTGCAAGGATGTTGAGGATGCCTTCGGCGGGTGTCCGAGGCATATTGACGTTCAAGCCCCAGAAACCGTCTCAACGGCCATTCAGTCCGATATTCGTGATAGGGAACTTGAGGCACTGGCAGAAACCATAAATAGGCTCAAGGCGGATCAGCTAAACCTCCAGAACAACCTCACAGAGCGTGCTCAGCAAATTAGCGCAATGCAGCAGGAGCTTGTGCGAGAACGCGAAGATAAGCTTGTCATTCAGAAGGAGTTGCAGAGAAATTCCGAACGAGTTCTGGCTATGCTTGAGTCCGTCCACGTGATCCCACCCGCTGAAGCGGAAAGTACAGATAGTCTTATGATACTGGAGTCGAAGCTCTCCACGGATGTGCACGTGGCGGAGCAACAGAATGCCGAGATTAATCGTCTGCGGTGGATCTGCACGACTTTGCAGCGTGACCTGGAGCATTCATTGGAGCGCGAGAGGCTTCTCATTGAGGATCGTGAAACGGTGGAGAAGGAAGCGCACGAACTGCAGGAATTCCTGCACAATGAGAAGCTCGCCCTTGTGGATGCTCTCAAGGAATGCGAGGCGGACACCAATGGGTGGCGCCAAAAGTGCCAGCAGAAGGATACGGATATTGAGAGGCTACAGGAGGAGTGTCGTCATCTAGTCAGAACAACGGAGCAAAGAAG acaAGAAAATATGGGAATGCAGGCCAAGTATGGAGCTCTGGAAGCCCGGAGCAAGGAATTGATCTCACAGCAGAGTGTTGCCGTGTCAGGAGCTGCTGTTGCACTCTCAAATCTCGGATCACGTCTCGACAATCTTGTGGAGCAGCTCATTTCATCCTACAACATCTCCGAACAGGACCTCGAG gacgTGGTGTACCACAATGAGGCGTACTCCCAGAGTGCCAGCAGTGGCGAAGGAAGTCCAGAGTTTGAGATTGTGAAGAAATTGGCGGCGAGCAACGATGATGGATCTTTGTCGCCGCAAAGAAGTCACTCATTCATTGCCGTCGTCATCAATGCCATTCGCAATGCAACAACCATCCACAGGCAGCAACCAGAAGCATCCGTTTCCGCTGCTAAAAAGGACCCGGCGGCCATTTCTATTG AAGACTCTGATACAACGGAAATGCTGGACTCTGAGACGGAACCCTGCCTCATGATGGAGAATGTCCTGGAGGATGTCACGATGCCTGATTCGCATTCCCAGAATCTCGTCTCCTCTACGGGTATGGCACTATCGCAGATTGAGTGCCCCTCAGAGATGTTGAAGCACGACGATTCGCTCAATAATCTCTCCCAGGCCATTGCTAATCGGCAACAAATTGAACTTCAGACATCACGAATGAGGGATGGAAGATCCTGCCTAAG gcAACATTCTGGCGACAATAGCCTATCTGAGGATATCAGTGGACACGAATCCATCGCAGAAATCCCATCAATCAGTGAATTTGGACCTGCCCAAGGGCTTGTTGATCAAGTAATCCATGTGGATAATCTTGTGACGCGTCTCCTGAAGGTCCTTCGTATTGTTCAAGTTGACAACGACAACTGCATCCAACACCTAATTTCAGATAA GAATAAATTGCAAGTGAACAAGGACGAAATGGTGGAGAAACTAAAGGAATGGGAAGGTGTAAATAGTCAGTTGCAGCGTGATATGGCGGATGCATCGCAGCAACTTTGCCAGAAGGCCACGGATTTGGCCCTCAGCAGGACTGAGCTGCAGAAGCATCGTGCGGAGATTGAT AGACTGAATGAGGATATTTGCAATTTGAGCACTCTGTGTCAGAGTGGTGTGAAAATGATGACCAAGGAGGACATTTTGGCCACAATTCAGTCGTGGAAGGTGGACGGGCGTGTGCCTGAAACGGAAATTGCATCGTCCATTGTGGCAGCCTGCCAGGAAATTCCGTCCCTCAAGGAGCATCTTCTGCTCAAGGAGCGCCAACTCCTTGGTGGCTCTGGGCAAATAATCAATGAGGCCAAGAAGCAGTACGAAGCAATTGACAGGGCTCTCGAG ATCCTCAATGGATGCCAATCAGTTGTGGATCAATGTCCGGCACTCAGAAAGCTCCAGAGCGACCTCGAAGAGACAAACTTCAAGGCAACAGAAACCATCTCCTTATTCTCTGCCCTCCTTAGCTCTTCGGCCGCCACATCGCCGGACTTTAATGCCAATGCCAGCACAAATGGCAATCGTAGCCTGGAACTAACTGTCGATTCTACGGCATAA